The Sphingomonas sanxanigenens DSM 19645 = NX02 genome includes a region encoding these proteins:
- a CDS encoding GNAT family N-acetyltransferase, which produces MTPTIRAVGADDSPSITAIYAHHVLHGTATYDIVPPTKDEIADKIRTITGRGWPFLVACDGPAVVGYGYATQFRDRLAYAFACENSIYIAHDRRGAGIGKRLLQALLDAAEAGGFRQMVAVIGGGEPASVALHASCGFRHVGRLAGMGWKAGRWLDTVYMQIALGGGTLTPPDADRAD; this is translated from the coding sequence ATGACGCCGACCATCCGCGCGGTCGGCGCGGACGACTCGCCATCGATCACCGCGATCTACGCGCATCACGTGCTCCACGGCACCGCGACCTACGACATCGTGCCGCCGACCAAGGATGAGATCGCCGACAAGATCCGGACGATCACCGGCCGGGGCTGGCCCTTTCTGGTCGCGTGCGACGGGCCCGCCGTGGTCGGCTATGGCTATGCCACCCAGTTCCGCGACCGGCTCGCCTACGCCTTCGCCTGCGAGAACAGCATCTACATCGCCCATGACAGGCGCGGTGCCGGGATCGGCAAGCGCCTGCTGCAGGCGTTGCTGGACGCCGCCGAGGCCGGCGGGTTCCGCCAGATGGTCGCGGTGATCGGCGGCGGCGAGCCCGCCTCGGTCGCGCTGCACGCATCCTGCGGTTTCCGGCATGTCGGCCGGCTGGCGGGCATGGGCTGGAAGGCGGGGCGGTGGCTCGACACGGTCTACATGCAGATCGCGCTGGGCGGCGGCACCCTCACCCCGCCCGATGCCGATCGGGCGGATTGA
- a CDS encoding formate/nitrite transporter family protein → MTPEPNPHDDEHEPDAALSAEEVRDVEDRRASSSMVVHEVVRLQGEEELVRPVPALLLSGLAAGIAISASLLAELYLRMRLPDTRWAELVFLAGYPVGYIIVIMGRLQLFTESTVTAVLPLAARPTWAKAGQLLRLWGCVLFANLVGVVIVAWLMAHEVVITREQHVAAVDILSKLTLQEGTKTLTLGIPAGFLMAAIAWILPSAKGSEFWVITLLTYVIALGGFSHVVTGSSQVAFLWLSGHMPLGEALTDFVLPALAGNIIGGAGLFGLLAHGQMRSDAAGVDEG, encoded by the coding sequence ATGACCCCCGAACCCAACCCCCACGACGACGAACACGAACCCGACGCGGCGCTCTCTGCGGAGGAGGTGCGGGATGTCGAGGATCGGCGGGCGAGTTCTTCGATGGTGGTGCATGAGGTGGTGCGGCTGCAGGGGGAGGAGGAACTGGTGCGGCCGGTGCCGGCGCTGCTGCTCTCCGGGCTGGCGGCGGGGATCGCGATCAGCGCGTCGCTGCTTGCCGAACTCTATCTGCGGATGCGGCTGCCGGACACGCGCTGGGCGGAGTTGGTGTTCCTGGCGGGATATCCGGTCGGCTACATCATCGTCATCATGGGGCGGCTGCAGCTGTTCACCGAGAGCACCGTGACCGCGGTGCTGCCGCTCGCCGCGCGGCCGACTTGGGCGAAGGCGGGGCAGTTGCTGCGGCTGTGGGGCTGCGTGCTGTTCGCCAACCTCGTAGGCGTGGTGATCGTCGCGTGGCTGATGGCGCATGAGGTGGTCATCACCCGCGAACAGCATGTCGCCGCGGTCGACATTTTGAGCAAGCTCACATTGCAGGAGGGGACGAAGACGCTGACCCTCGGCATTCCCGCAGGCTTCCTGATGGCGGCGATCGCGTGGATCCTGCCCAGCGCCAAGGGCAGCGAGTTCTGGGTGATCACCCTGCTTACCTATGTCATCGCGCTGGGCGGGTTCAGCCATGTCGTCACCGGATCGTCGCAGGTCGCCTTCCTGTGGCTCAGCGGCCATATGCCGCTCGGCGAGGCGCTGACCGACTTCGTGCTGCCGGCGCTGGCGGGGAACATCATCGGCGGCGCCGGGCTGTTCGGGCTGCTCGCGCATGGGCAGATGCGCAGCGATGCGGCTGGTGTGGACGAGGGGTGA
- a CDS encoding sensor histidine kinase produces the protein MSLFRSRLLVPLLIAVAAIAAAFGHFAGRRAELVAIAQLQTEAVADATLRATLLRGDIERFRLMPVALTEDRGVLAALAGVPGAAQALSRRLKMLARETGAENIYLLDPRGRAISSSNYDAPRSFVGQDYAFRDYYREAVREGAGVQFGMGTVSRRPGLYVSHRTEAGGYIVVKRVFGRLERDWARAGGLTLVTDTNGIVVASSDPALRFRATRPLTPAQVAYFRQEMQSGDASVRPLQIAPTLNGRLVRLEGDRTRRVSAHVPAGDLGWTLHLYTPADPAATRAGRAVWLATALAVALIAALAWALALRIRQRRIRTAALEEEVAARTAQLRAAMDERAAGERRADELREELRQANRLAILGQITAGVAHETAQPVAAIRSYAANGIAFLERGDSDAAAANFGAIGRLTERIGAVTSELRGFARKGTGEIVSLRISEVIEGAALILRNRLARVGFSVDLGADPPVRAGRVRLEQVFVNLIQNALDALEDRRDGLIEIRLDADAGTVRVRIRDNGPGIAPQVAERLFTPFATSRANGLGLGLVIAHDIMHELGGALVWVPGAGGACFDLTLQRAAA, from the coding sequence ATGAGCCTGTTCCGCTCCCGCCTGCTGGTGCCGCTGCTGATCGCGGTGGCGGCGATCGCGGCGGCGTTCGGCCACTTCGCGGGCCGCCGCGCCGAGCTTGTCGCGATCGCGCAGCTGCAGACGGAAGCGGTCGCGGACGCGACCTTGCGCGCCACCCTGCTGCGCGGCGATATCGAGCGCTTCCGGCTGATGCCGGTGGCGCTGACCGAGGATCGCGGCGTGCTCGCCGCGCTCGCCGGCGTGCCCGGCGCGGCGCAAGCGCTCAGCCGGCGGCTCAAGATGCTGGCGCGGGAGACGGGGGCGGAGAATATCTACCTGCTCGACCCACGCGGCCGCGCGATCTCCTCCAGCAATTATGACGCGCCGCGCAGCTTCGTCGGCCAGGACTATGCGTTTCGCGACTATTATCGCGAGGCGGTGCGCGAGGGCGCGGGCGTGCAGTTCGGCATGGGCACGGTCAGCCGGCGGCCCGGCCTCTACGTCTCGCATCGGACGGAGGCCGGCGGCTATATCGTCGTCAAGCGCGTGTTCGGCAGGCTGGAGCGCGACTGGGCGCGCGCCGGCGGGCTGACATTGGTGACCGACACCAACGGCATCGTCGTGGCGAGCAGCGATCCCGCGCTGCGCTTTCGCGCGACCCGCCCGCTCACGCCCGCGCAGGTCGCCTATTTCCGGCAGGAGATGCAGTCCGGCGATGCATCGGTGCGCCCGCTGCAGATCGCCCCTACGCTGAACGGGCGGCTGGTGCGGCTGGAGGGCGATCGCACGCGGCGGGTGAGCGCGCATGTGCCCGCGGGCGACCTCGGCTGGACCCTGCACCTCTACACGCCCGCGGACCCCGCCGCGACGCGGGCGGGCCGCGCGGTGTGGCTGGCGACCGCGCTGGCCGTCGCGCTGATCGCCGCGCTAGCCTGGGCGCTGGCGCTGCGCATCCGCCAGCGCCGCATCCGCACCGCGGCGCTGGAGGAAGAGGTCGCGGCGCGCACCGCGCAACTCCGCGCGGCGATGGACGAGCGCGCGGCCGGCGAGCGCCGCGCCGACGAACTGCGCGAGGAACTGCGCCAGGCCAACCGCCTCGCCATCCTCGGCCAGATCACCGCCGGCGTGGCGCACGAGACCGCGCAGCCGGTCGCCGCCATCCGGTCCTATGCCGCCAACGGCATCGCCTTCCTCGAACGCGGCGACAGCGATGCCGCTGCCGCCAATTTCGGCGCGATCGGCCGGCTGACCGAGCGGATCGGTGCGGTCACGTCCGAGCTGCGCGGCTTCGCGCGCAAGGGCACGGGGGAGATCGTGTCGCTGCGCATTTCCGAGGTGATCGAGGGTGCGGCGCTGATCCTGCGCAACCGGCTCGCGCGCGTCGGCTTCAGCGTCGACCTCGGCGCGGATCCCCCGGTGCGCGCCGGGCGGGTACGGCTGGAGCAGGTGTTCGTGAACCTCATCCAGAACGCGCTCGATGCGCTCGAGGACCGCCGCGACGGCCTCATCGAGATCAGGCTGGATGCCGATGCCGGGACGGTCCGGGTGCGCATCCGCGACAACGGCCCCGGCATCGCGCCGCAGGTGGCCGAGCGGCTGTTCACGCCCTTCGCCACCAGCCGCGCCAACGGCCTCGGCCTCGGCCTCGTCATCGCGCACGACATCATGCACGAGCTGGGCGGCGCGCTCGTCTGGGTGCCGGGCGCGGGCGGCGCCTGTTTCGACCTGACCCTGCAGCGCGCCGCGGCATGA
- a CDS encoding MarR family winged helix-turn-helix transcriptional regulator has product MAKRNSPLKTKPAAPDDALDPFVCFAVYSAGLAFNRVYKPLLDRLGLTYPQYLAMVLLWQRDGQAVGELGEKLFLETSTLTPLIKRLESAGYVTRKRDGADERVVRVSLTEAGRMLAEEAACVPEEILRATGMTVEQLGAMRDALVVMRGHLRESAGEG; this is encoded by the coding sequence ATGGCAAAGCGCAATTCCCCGCTGAAGACGAAGCCGGCTGCACCCGACGACGCGCTCGACCCGTTCGTCTGCTTTGCGGTCTACTCGGCCGGCCTCGCCTTCAATCGCGTCTACAAGCCGCTGCTCGACCGGCTGGGGCTCACCTATCCGCAATATTTGGCGATGGTGCTGCTGTGGCAGCGCGACGGCCAGGCGGTGGGTGAGCTGGGCGAGAAGCTTTTTCTTGAAACCAGCACGCTCACGCCGCTGATCAAGCGGCTGGAATCCGCCGGCTACGTCACTCGCAAGCGCGACGGCGCCGACGAGCGCGTCGTCCGCGTCTCGCTGACCGAGGCCGGGCGCATGCTGGCGGAGGAAGCGGCATGCGTGCCCGAGGAGATCCTGCGGGCGACGGGGATGACGGTGGAGCAGCTCGGCGCGATGCGCGACGCGCTGGTGGTGATGCGCGGGCATCTGCGGGAGAGCGCGGGGGAGGGGTGA
- a CDS encoding ArsR/SmtB family transcription factor, giving the protein MNTDAALSILAALAHPTRLAALRLLIRHEPEGLSTGALVDASGLTQSTFSTHLAVLAKAGLVVSEKRGRQQIQRADLDALRGLMVYLAKDCCQGRAELCEPLLAELDCG; this is encoded by the coding sequence ATGAATACCGACGCCGCGCTCTCGATCCTTGCCGCGCTCGCGCACCCGACACGGCTCGCCGCCCTTCGTCTGCTCATCCGGCATGAGCCGGAGGGGCTGTCCACCGGCGCGCTGGTCGATGCCTCGGGGCTGACGCAGAGCACCTTCTCCACCCACCTCGCGGTGCTGGCGAAGGCGGGGCTGGTGGTGTCGGAGAAGCGCGGCCGTCAGCAGATCCAGCGCGCCGACCTCGACGCGCTGCGCGGATTGATGGTCTATCTGGCCAAGGATTGCTGCCAGGGCCGCGCCGAACTGTGCGAGCCGCTGCTCGCCGAACTCGACTGCGGCTGA
- a CDS encoding dicarboxylate/amino acid:cation symporter: MLVATGSITPSTPHVPRRWYAHLYVQVLVAIVAGVLLGHFYPDLGAALKPLGDAFIKLVKMVIAPVIFLTIVTGIAGMRDLKAVGRVAGKAFAYFLFFSTLALIIGMIVANVVQPGAGLNIDPATLDASKVGEYADKAHASTLTGFLTGIIPDTMVSALTDGNILQVLFVAILFGIALAMSGERGDRVLGLLEDVSAAVFRMVAIVMKAAPIGAFGAMAFTIGKYGVGSLANLAALVGTFYLTSLLFVLVVLGGVARACGFSILKLIAYLKAELLLVLGTSSSESALPALIEKMERAGCPKSVVGLVVPAGYSFNLDGTNIYMTLAALFIAQATGVELSLGQQALLLGVAMLSSKGAAGVTGAGFITLAATLSIVPTVPVAGIALILGVDRFMSECRSLTNFIGNAVATVVVSRWEGTLDRAQLAETLSGKAAAAAPAAVDA, translated from the coding sequence ATGCTCGTCGCAACCGGATCGATCACCCCGTCAACGCCGCATGTGCCGCGGCGCTGGTACGCCCATCTCTATGTCCAGGTGCTGGTCGCGATCGTCGCCGGCGTGCTGCTGGGGCATTTCTACCCCGATCTGGGTGCCGCGCTGAAGCCGCTGGGCGATGCCTTCATCAAGCTGGTGAAGATGGTGATCGCGCCGGTCATCTTCCTCACCATCGTCACCGGCATCGCCGGGATGCGCGATCTGAAGGCGGTGGGCCGCGTCGCCGGCAAGGCCTTCGCCTATTTCCTGTTCTTCTCCACGCTCGCGCTGATCATCGGCATGATCGTCGCCAATGTCGTGCAGCCGGGGGCGGGGCTCAACATCGATCCCGCCACGCTCGATGCCAGCAAGGTCGGCGAATATGCGGACAAGGCGCACGCCTCCACGCTCACCGGCTTCCTGACCGGCATCATCCCGGACACGATGGTGTCCGCGCTGACCGACGGCAACATCCTCCAGGTGCTGTTCGTCGCCATCCTGTTCGGGATCGCGCTGGCGATGAGCGGGGAGCGCGGGGATCGCGTGCTCGGCCTGCTCGAGGATGTGTCGGCGGCGGTGTTCCGCATGGTCGCGATCGTCATGAAGGCGGCGCCGATCGGCGCGTTCGGGGCGATGGCCTTCACCATCGGCAAATATGGCGTCGGCAGCCTCGCCAACCTCGCCGCGCTGGTCGGCACCTTCTACCTCACCTCGCTGCTGTTCGTGCTGGTCGTGCTGGGCGGCGTCGCCAGGGCGTGCGGCTTCTCGATCCTCAAGCTGATCGCCTATCTGAAGGCGGAACTGCTGCTGGTGCTCGGCACCTCCTCCTCCGAAAGCGCGCTGCCGGCGCTGATCGAGAAGATGGAGCGCGCGGGCTGCCCCAAGTCGGTGGTCGGCCTCGTCGTCCCCGCGGGCTATTCGTTCAACCTCGACGGCACCAACATCTACATGACGCTGGCGGCGCTGTTCATCGCGCAGGCGACCGGCGTGGAGCTCAGCCTCGGCCAGCAGGCGCTGCTGCTGGGCGTGGCGATGCTCTCGTCGAAGGGCGCCGCGGGCGTCACCGGCGCGGGGTTCATCACCTTGGCCGCAACGCTCTCGATCGTGCCCACGGTGCCCGTCGCCGGCATCGCGCTGATCCTGGGCGTGGACCGCTTCATGAGCGAGTGCCGCAGCCTCACCAACTTCATCGGCAATGCGGTGGCGACGGTGGTGGTCTCGCGGTGGGAAGGCACGCTCGACCGTGCGCAGCTCGCCGAGACGCTGTCGGGCAAGGCCGCCGCAGCGGCCCCCGCCGCCGTCGACGCGTGA
- a CDS encoding sigma-54-dependent transcriptional regulator, with protein sequence MSDRAAPPRVALVEDDEDLRAATVQTLQLAGFAVDAFPAAEPALAAIDADYPGVVVTDVRMPGMDGIALFRRLRERDAALPVLLITGHGDVTMAVETLKAGAWDFVTKPFDPDALVAAVRRAAETRALAIDNRRLRALAEQASAEVLVGDAPAIVRIRQTIPVLAGADLDVLIEGETGTGKELVARLIHRAGRRVRHGFVTIACAAIPEALVESALFGEGGRMGPVAEAQRGTLFLDDIDQAVPALQARLTQLLEERSFVPPHGRDAVPLDVRIVAAAGGSLDAAVREGRFAPALFYRLAGMTLTLPPLRDRQDDLALLFAHLLDRAAARHRRPPPAIGARTRSRLAEHRWPGNVRELAHFAERVVLGLEADGTDEAGAGATLPERVARFEEAAIRDAFLAEDGDVGRTAARLGIPRETFYYKTKRYGIDLAALRRRVKG encoded by the coding sequence ATGAGCGACCGCGCAGCCCCGCCTCGCGTCGCTCTCGTCGAGGATGACGAGGATCTGCGCGCCGCGACGGTGCAGACCTTGCAGCTCGCCGGCTTCGCGGTGGACGCCTTCCCCGCCGCCGAACCGGCGCTGGCGGCGATCGATGCCGACTATCCCGGCGTCGTCGTCACCGACGTGCGGATGCCGGGGATGGACGGCATCGCCCTGTTCCGCCGCCTGCGCGAGCGCGATGCCGCGCTGCCGGTGCTGTTGATCACCGGCCATGGCGATGTGACGATGGCGGTGGAGACGCTGAAGGCGGGCGCATGGGATTTCGTCACCAAGCCCTTCGATCCCGATGCGCTGGTCGCCGCCGTCCGCCGCGCCGCCGAGACGCGCGCGCTGGCGATCGACAATCGCCGCCTGCGTGCACTGGCCGAACAGGCCTCCGCCGAGGTGCTGGTGGGCGACGCGCCGGCGATCGTGCGCATCCGCCAGACCATCCCCGTCCTCGCTGGCGCCGATCTCGACGTGCTGATCGAGGGAGAAACCGGCACCGGCAAGGAACTGGTCGCGCGCCTCATCCACCGCGCCGGCCGCCGTGTGCGCCACGGCTTCGTGACGATCGCCTGCGCCGCAATCCCCGAGGCGCTGGTGGAAAGCGCGCTGTTCGGCGAGGGCGGACGGATGGGGCCGGTTGCCGAGGCGCAGCGCGGCACCCTGTTTCTCGACGATATCGACCAGGCGGTGCCAGCGCTGCAGGCGCGGCTGACGCAGTTGCTGGAGGAACGTAGCTTCGTGCCGCCGCACGGCCGCGACGCGGTGCCGCTCGACGTGCGCATCGTCGCCGCCGCGGGCGGCTCGCTCGACGCCGCGGTGCGCGAGGGCCGCTTCGCCCCCGCACTCTTCTACCGCCTTGCCGGCATGACCCTGACGCTGCCGCCGCTGCGCGACCGGCAGGACGATCTTGCGCTGCTGTTCGCCCACCTCCTCGATCGCGCCGCCGCCCGCCACCGCCGCCCGCCTCCCGCGATCGGCGCGCGCACCCGCAGCCGCCTCGCCGAGCATCGCTGGCCCGGCAATGTCCGCGAACTCGCTCATTTCGCCGAGCGTGTGGTGCTGGGGCTGGAAGCGGACGGGACGGACGAGGCGGGCGCCGGCGCCACATTGCCCGAACGCGTCGCCCGCTTCGAGGAAGCCGCGATCCGCGACGCCTTCCTCGCCGAGGACGGCGATGTCGGGCGGACGGCGGCGCGGTTGGGCATCCCGCGCGAGACCTTCTACTACAAGACCAAACGCTACGGCATCGACCTGGCCGCGCTCAGGCGCCGGGTGAAGGGCTGA